One Cellulosimicrobium protaetiae genomic region harbors:
- a CDS encoding acid phosphatase, translating into MTGTTTYPAPRPRDRRTTAPLALLAALTTLALVLAAALQAPAARAAEAFTPTEVVGAGTTWRFLDDNTDPAAGAADRTAWADPAFDDAAWKTGTPGFGAVNGTASGFGGGNIITTLLSYWITQTPKVVVPAYFFRTTVTLDGATLDEITGLRGTLVYDDSATVYVNGERVAGWGDSMITRNLQYQDKAGATAPLRETLVIPADVLVPGENTIAVEIHQCNETSSDVFFSLALSTTDDPSMPFPQDVLDRTYASDATPSAPGGQDWFTWTLRGFADLRANHPEILSPNEPGQPTSANDLGSLARNNAYVAGDAQVQRALTDGRGSAYETMADALGSELGPIYRDALADGRLPKTKALLSGRVEKSVGNHEPAKAAYDYKRPFVRFGFTSAGGHVNAFETSGSYEGLRNNGSFPSGHTNHGYAQGTVLATLLPELAPQILARASEYGDNRLVLGFHYPLDVMGGRMAGQNIAQLRWSDPAFRVLLEQARTELVTVLERACGDEIAACVQDQVPYLPTDQALAVYDQRLTYGFPRVGEAGREVRVPAGAEDLLRTAFPDLTGDQRRLVLAATALDSGYALDVAGEAEWQRLDLAAAMAADVVVNADGTLTVDGEVVGEPTAPLVDVETSARCLAGAPYVAVRARNVSDGALAVALVTGAGEKSFAAVAPGANAYQSFAVRGVETGADVPVTVTATGPGGATQEVARDVAVPSCG; encoded by the coding sequence ATGACCGGTACGACGACGTACCCGGCCCCGCGACCCCGCGACCGCCGGACCACCGCGCCGCTCGCCCTGCTGGCGGCGCTCACGACGCTCGCGCTCGTGCTCGCCGCGGCGCTCCAGGCGCCGGCGGCGCGCGCCGCGGAGGCGTTCACACCGACCGAGGTGGTCGGCGCCGGCACGACCTGGCGCTTTCTGGACGACAACACCGACCCGGCCGCGGGTGCCGCCGACCGGACCGCGTGGGCGGACCCGGCGTTCGACGACGCGGCGTGGAAGACCGGCACGCCGGGCTTCGGCGCGGTCAACGGGACCGCGAGCGGCTTCGGCGGCGGCAACATCATCACGACGCTGCTGAGCTACTGGATCACCCAGACGCCCAAGGTCGTCGTGCCCGCGTACTTCTTCCGCACGACCGTGACCCTCGACGGGGCCACGCTCGACGAGATCACCGGCCTGCGCGGCACGCTCGTCTACGACGACTCCGCCACCGTGTACGTCAACGGCGAGCGCGTCGCGGGCTGGGGCGACTCGATGATCACCCGGAACCTCCAGTACCAGGACAAGGCGGGCGCGACCGCGCCGCTGCGCGAGACCCTCGTCATCCCGGCCGACGTGCTCGTCCCGGGCGAGAACACGATCGCGGTCGAGATCCACCAGTGCAACGAGACGAGCTCGGACGTCTTCTTCTCCCTCGCGCTCTCCACCACCGACGACCCGTCGATGCCGTTCCCGCAGGACGTCCTCGACCGGACCTACGCGTCCGACGCGACGCCGTCGGCCCCGGGCGGGCAGGACTGGTTCACCTGGACGCTGCGCGGGTTCGCCGACCTGCGGGCGAACCACCCCGAGATCCTCTCGCCCAACGAGCCCGGCCAGCCCACGAGCGCCAACGACCTCGGCTCGCTCGCGCGCAACAACGCGTACGTCGCCGGCGACGCGCAGGTGCAGCGTGCCCTGACCGACGGGCGCGGCTCGGCGTACGAGACCATGGCGGACGCGCTCGGCAGCGAGCTGGGGCCGATCTACCGCGACGCGCTCGCCGACGGCCGCCTCCCCAAGACGAAGGCCCTGCTGTCCGGGCGCGTCGAGAAGTCGGTCGGCAACCACGAGCCCGCGAAGGCGGCGTACGACTACAAGCGGCCGTTCGTCAGGTTCGGCTTCACGTCCGCGGGAGGCCACGTCAACGCGTTCGAGACCTCCGGCAGCTACGAAGGGCTCCGCAACAACGGCTCGTTCCCCAGCGGGCACACCAACCACGGCTACGCGCAGGGCACCGTGCTCGCCACCCTCCTGCCAGAGCTCGCGCCGCAGATCCTCGCGCGCGCGTCCGAGTACGGCGACAACCGCCTCGTGCTCGGCTTCCACTACCCGCTCGACGTCATGGGCGGGCGCATGGCCGGGCAGAACATCGCACAGCTCCGGTGGTCCGACCCCGCGTTCCGCGTGCTCCTCGAGCAGGCCCGGACCGAGCTCGTCACCGTGCTGGAGCGGGCGTGCGGCGACGAGATCGCCGCGTGCGTCCAGGACCAGGTGCCCTACCTCCCCACCGACCAGGCGCTCGCGGTCTACGACCAGCGCCTGACGTACGGGTTCCCGCGGGTCGGCGAGGCGGGCCGCGAGGTCCGGGTGCCCGCCGGCGCCGAGGACCTGCTGCGTACGGCGTTCCCCGACCTCACGGGCGACCAGCGCCGCCTCGTCCTCGCCGCGACCGCGCTCGACTCGGGCTACGCGCTCGACGTCGCGGGCGAGGCCGAGTGGCAGCGACTCGACCTCGCGGCCGCCATGGCGGCGGACGTCGTCGTGAACGCCGACGGCACGCTCACCGTGGACGGCGAGGTCGTCGGCGAGCCGACCGCACCGCTCGTCGACGTCGAGACCTCCGCGCGCTGCCTCGCCGGGGCGCCGTACGTCGCGGTCCGCGCCCGGAACGTGTCCGACGGCGCGCTCGCCGTCGCGCTCGTCACCGGCGCGGGGGAGAAGTCCTTCGCCGCGGTGGCCCCCGGCGCCAACGCGTACCAGTCCTTCGCCGTGCGCGGCGTGGAGACGGGGGCGGACGTGCCCGTGACCGTCACGGCGACCGGCCCGGGCGGCGCGACCCAGGAGGTCGCGCGAGACGTCGCCGTCCCGTCCTGCGGCTGA
- a CDS encoding YdeI/OmpD-associated family protein, with protein MTEEYQGRPAIHAETPQEWRAWLAEHHDDPEPGVWLLTWRRESGRATYGYEPWIEEALSYGWIDGQAATVDADRHALWFTRRRRGSRWTRLSKERVARIEADGRMTDAGRAVVEAAKADGSWTRHDDAEALVVPDDLAVALAERPGAREHFDAFTPGVRRSILGWIVEAKRPETRARRIAETAEQAEQGVAAHQPRR; from the coding sequence GTGACCGAGGAGTACCAGGGCAGGCCGGCGATCCATGCGGAGACGCCGCAGGAGTGGCGGGCGTGGCTCGCCGAGCACCACGACGACCCCGAGCCCGGGGTGTGGCTGCTCACCTGGCGCCGCGAGAGCGGCCGCGCGACCTACGGGTACGAGCCCTGGATCGAGGAGGCGCTGTCCTACGGCTGGATCGACGGGCAGGCCGCGACGGTCGACGCCGACCGGCACGCGCTGTGGTTCACGCGCCGCCGGCGCGGCAGCCGCTGGACCCGGCTGAGCAAGGAGCGTGTCGCGCGCATCGAGGCGGACGGGCGCATGACCGACGCCGGCCGCGCCGTGGTTGAGGCGGCGAAGGCCGACGGGTCGTGGACGCGGCACGACGACGCCGAGGCGCTCGTCGTGCCCGACGACCTCGCCGTGGCGCTCGCCGAGCGGCCGGGTGCCCGGGAGCACTTCGACGCGTTCACGCCCGGGGTCCGCCGCTCGATCCTCGGCTGGATCGTCGAGGCGAAGCGTCCCGAGACCCGCGCGCGCCGGATCGCGGAGACCGCCGAGCAGGCCGAGCAGGGCGTCGCGGCACACCAGCCGCGCCGCTAG
- a CDS encoding helix-turn-helix domain-containing protein — protein sequence MPPVDAPAGSMLREWRVRRRRSQLDLALGADVSARHVSFVETGRAQPSRDMIDRLCDELDVPLRARNDVYLAAGYAPRHRETPLSTATLAAARRAVDLVLAGHEPFPAMAVDGRWNLLAANAAASTFLDGVPDRLREPPVNVLRLTLHPDGLAPRIANLAEWGAHVRRRVRRQLDRTGDPALVDLLAEVEGYLPHEERRRDDRSPANDAVVPLRLTTPQGELAFLYTMTVFGSPRDVTLDEVAIESFFPADDATAAALGVVR from the coding sequence ATGCCTCCCGTGGACGCACCCGCCGGATCGATGCTGCGCGAGTGGCGCGTGCGGCGTCGGCGCTCGCAGCTCGACCTCGCGCTGGGCGCCGACGTCTCGGCGCGCCACGTCAGCTTCGTGGAGACGGGCCGGGCGCAGCCCAGCCGGGACATGATCGACCGCCTGTGCGACGAGCTCGACGTCCCGCTGCGCGCGCGCAACGACGTCTACCTCGCGGCGGGCTACGCCCCGCGGCACCGCGAGACGCCGCTGTCGACCGCGACGCTCGCGGCGGCCCGCCGCGCCGTCGACCTCGTGCTCGCCGGGCACGAGCCGTTCCCCGCGATGGCCGTCGACGGGCGCTGGAACCTGCTCGCCGCCAACGCTGCCGCGAGCACGTTCCTCGACGGTGTGCCCGACCGGCTGCGCGAGCCGCCCGTGAACGTGCTGCGCCTGACGCTGCACCCCGACGGCCTCGCTCCGCGGATCGCGAACCTCGCGGAGTGGGGTGCGCACGTCCGACGGCGCGTGCGCCGCCAGCTCGACCGCACGGGCGACCCCGCGCTCGTCGACCTGCTCGCCGAGGTGGAGGGCTACCTGCCCCACGAGGAGCGTCGTCGCGACGACCGCTCCCCCGCGAACGACGCCGTCGTGCCGCTGCGCCTGACGACCCCGCAGGGCGAGCTCGCGTTCCTCTACACGATGACGGTGTTCGGATCCCCGCGGGACGTCACGCTCGACGAGGTCGCGATCGAGTCGTTCTTCCCCGCCGACGACGCCACGGCCGCCGCCCTGGGCGTCGTGCGCTGA
- a CDS encoding nuclear transport factor 2 family protein has protein sequence MTETTTRTATAVERYLEFWNTADAAERDRLACDTFSRDVEYVAPVTRAVGCDAVLAFATELLTHVAQHRFEARAEPDLLDDRLRLRWRALAPDGSEFATGTDVLHVRPDGLVSSVTTFLDRAPDGFATHH, from the coding sequence ATGACCGAGACGACGACGCGGACCGCGACGGCGGTCGAGCGCTACCTGGAGTTCTGGAACACGGCGGACGCGGCCGAGCGCGACCGGCTCGCGTGCGACACGTTCTCCCGCGACGTCGAGTACGTCGCACCCGTGACACGCGCCGTGGGGTGCGACGCCGTCCTCGCGTTCGCGACGGAGCTGCTCACGCACGTCGCGCAGCACCGGTTCGAGGCGCGCGCGGAGCCGGACCTGCTCGACGACCGGCTGCGGCTGCGCTGGCGCGCGCTCGCGCCCGACGGGTCGGAGTTCGCGACCGGCACCGACGTCCTGCACGTGCGTCCCGACGGGCTCGTGTCGTCGGTGACGACGTTCCTCGACCGCGCACCCGACGGCTTCGCCACCCACCACTGA
- a CDS encoding aminoglycoside 3'-phosphotransferase: MTRPPLAAVPTGPVVVPGAVRALAGDDDVTPVWRNGLGGLTFRLEPVDGSTGDARYAKWVPAGTPEIDLAGEAERLAWVGDRSPVPQVLDAGADDDGAWIVTRAVPGRSAVEPRWVADPATAAVAIGRGLRALHDALPVASCPFTWAVEDRVADADARLARGDGPDGWFPEHRDLTAAEARSRLDDLPAVEHLVVCHGDACVPNTLLHDDGAFAAHVDLGSLGVADRWADLAVAAWSTEWNYGPGYDGHVYAGYGIDPDPERIAYYRLLWDLS, from the coding sequence ATGACACGCCCCCCGCTCGCCGCCGTCCCGACCGGTCCGGTCGTCGTGCCCGGCGCCGTCCGCGCGCTCGCGGGCGACGACGACGTCACGCCCGTGTGGCGCAACGGGCTCGGCGGTCTGACGTTCCGGCTCGAACCCGTCGACGGGTCGACGGGAGACGCCCGGTACGCCAAGTGGGTGCCCGCCGGGACGCCGGAGATCGACCTCGCGGGCGAGGCCGAGCGCCTCGCCTGGGTAGGGGACCGTTCCCCCGTGCCGCAGGTCCTCGACGCGGGCGCCGACGACGACGGTGCCTGGATCGTCACGCGCGCCGTCCCGGGACGGTCCGCGGTCGAGCCGCGCTGGGTCGCCGACCCGGCGACCGCCGCCGTCGCGATCGGGCGCGGGCTGCGGGCGCTGCACGACGCGCTGCCGGTCGCGTCGTGCCCGTTCACCTGGGCGGTCGAGGATCGCGTGGCGGACGCCGACGCGCGCCTCGCCCGCGGTGACGGCCCGGACGGGTGGTTCCCCGAGCACCGCGACCTGACCGCCGCCGAGGCGAGGTCCCGGCTCGACGACCTGCCCGCCGTCGAGCACCTCGTGGTGTGCCACGGCGACGCGTGCGTGCCCAACACGCTCCTGCACGACGACGGCGCGTTCGCCGCGCACGTCGACCTCGGCTCCCTGGGGGTCGCGGACCGCTGGGCCGACCTCGCCGTCGCCGCCTGGAGCACCGAGTGGAACTACGGCCCCGGGTACGACGGCCACGTCTACGCGGGCTACGGCATCGACCCTGATCCCGAGCGCATCGCCTACTACCGCCTGCTCTGGGACCTCTCCTGA
- a CDS encoding peptidoglycan-binding domain-containing protein gives MTTLLTTLPSWPRVRRGANGHPVQTLQHLLRHRGHELAVDGVLGPRTEGAVRAFQDTAGLDVDGVAGSATWAALVVVVRRGSVGEAVRAVQREAIARDLSGGPDPVLDVDGQFDPRTEAWVRGFQGALHAGFPEVAVDGVVGPVTWRCLVSGMLSH, from the coding sequence ATGACGACTCTCCTGACGACACTGCCGTCCTGGCCGCGCGTGCGCCGCGGCGCGAACGGGCACCCGGTCCAGACGCTCCAGCACCTGCTGCGGCACCGTGGGCACGAGCTCGCGGTCGACGGGGTGCTCGGGCCTCGTACCGAGGGCGCCGTGCGCGCCTTCCAGGACACGGCGGGGCTCGACGTCGACGGCGTCGCGGGGTCGGCGACCTGGGCCGCGCTCGTCGTGGTCGTGCGCCGGGGGAGCGTCGGCGAGGCCGTGCGCGCCGTGCAGCGCGAGGCGATCGCACGCGACCTGTCCGGCGGACCGGACCCGGTGCTCGACGTCGACGGACAGTTCGACCCGCGCACCGAGGCGTGGGTGCGCGGCTTCCAGGGCGCGCTGCACGCGGGCTTCCCGGAGGTCGCCGTCGACGGTGTCGTCGGGCCCGTGACCTGGCGGTGCCTCGTCAGCGGGATGCTGTCGCACTGA